Proteins encoded within one genomic window of Thermomicrobiales bacterium:
- a CDS encoding DNA polymerase Y family protein → MRCDSTIGCLAIPHLPIRLALQQNPTLVGVPLAISTPGARGMLIDCSPEARERGIRPGMVTREAQNLCPQLTVLPDDPLAAASFQQRLVQDLYQVCPTLRRGAPGCIDLDLRGLDRHYASAEALGAALLACVEPELGPRVGIASSAFVAFVAARRSQPGTVAVVSPEQQGRLLERSPVELLPLSQETRRRLERFGLRRVGDVGRLPLTALVAQLGAEGQRAWHLAHGQDPDPFVAEQISHPIIELLRLPAATSLSSDLDVASRIVTSRLLARRDLQGQAIRRLRVDLFLEHGGTAGRTALIKGGTRDLKRLVDVLTSQMQQIALDAPVIALQIEALELGEAPPYQPRLGGEVHRPITRLRSAVAELAQRYGTSPLYQIVEVNRWARLPEHRWALAIYEP, encoded by the coding sequence ATGCGCTGCGACTCAACAATCGGCTGTCTGGCTATCCCGCATCTCCCGATTCGGCTGGCGCTCCAGCAGAACCCGACACTGGTCGGCGTGCCGCTGGCGATCAGTACGCCCGGGGCGCGGGGGATGCTGATCGATTGCTCGCCCGAGGCGCGCGAACGCGGCATTCGCCCCGGCATGGTGACGCGCGAGGCGCAGAACCTCTGCCCGCAACTGACGGTGCTGCCCGATGATCCGCTCGCTGCGGCGAGCTTTCAGCAGCGGCTGGTGCAGGATCTGTATCAGGTCTGCCCGACGCTGCGGCGGGGTGCGCCGGGCTGCATCGACCTCGACCTGCGCGGCCTCGATCGGCACTACGCGTCGGCGGAGGCGCTCGGTGCGGCGCTGCTGGCCTGCGTCGAGCCGGAGCTTGGCCCACGGGTCGGGATCGCATCCAGCGCCTTCGTCGCCTTCGTTGCTGCTCGGCGGTCGCAGCCGGGCACGGTCGCTGTCGTTAGCCCCGAGCAGCAGGGGCGCTTGCTGGAGCGCAGCCCGGTCGAGCTGCTGCCGCTGTCGCAGGAGACGCGGCGGCGGCTGGAGCGCTTCGGGCTGCGGCGGGTTGGCGATGTCGGCCGCCTGCCGCTGACGGCGCTGGTCGCCCAGCTTGGCGCGGAGGGCCAGCGCGCCTGGCATCTGGCGCACGGTCAGGATCCCGACCCTTTCGTTGCCGAGCAGATTAGCCACCCGATCATCGAGCTACTGCGGCTCCCGGCGGCCACCAGCCTGTCTAGCGATCTGGATGTCGCTAGCCGGATCGTCACCAGCCGCCTGCTGGCGCGGCGGGATCTGCAGGGACAGGCGATCCGTCGCCTGCGGGTCGATCTCTTCCTTGAGCATGGTGGAACTGCTGGCCGGACGGCGCTGATCAAGGGCGGGACGCGCGACCTGAAGCGGCTGGTGGATGTACTGACCAGCCAGATGCAGCAGATCGCGCTCGATGCGCCGGTCATCGCGCTGCAGATCGAGGCGCTGGAACTGGGTGAAGCGCCGCCGTATCAGCCTCGGCTGGGGGGTGAGGTGCATCGGCCGATCACCAGATTGCGCAGCGCTGTTGCGGAGCTGGCCCAGCGCTACGGTACGTCGCCGCTCTATCAGATCGTGGAGGTGAATCGATGGGCGAGACTCCCCGAACATCGCTGGGCGCTGGCGATCTACGAGCCCTGA